A window of Mangifera indica cultivar Alphonso chromosome 11, CATAS_Mindica_2.1, whole genome shotgun sequence contains these coding sequences:
- the LOC123229656 gene encoding MDIS1-interacting receptor like kinase 2-like, whose protein sequence is MVPEKEISCIDQRSKSSDNDLSLILIPQWKFDGEFAKLYQFLCIVASASSTEEANALLKWKASFTNQTQSRLTSWTLLSPNATNPKALTTPCSWLGISCNLARSVIKINLTSFGLNGTLYEFSTSSFPHLKYVDLAVNSLSDVIPSQIGNLSKLIYLDLSSNQFSGKIPPEIGLLTNLQVLHLVENQLNGSIPSEIGQCRSLSELALSSNSLDGQIPASLGNLNNLVRLFLFNNSLSGFIPVEMGNLTNLVELYMDTNRLTGLIPSSFGNFTKLIVLHAFHNQLSGPIPEELGNLKCLEDLSLQANNLSGSIPASLGRLTNHTLLHLYRNQLSGPIPKDLGNLKSLIDLQLSVNQLNGSLPSSFGNLINLEILYLRQTNFLDPFLKK, encoded by the exons ATGGTCCCAGAGAAGGAAATTAGCTGTATTGACCAAAGGTCAAAGTCTTCTGACAATgatttgtctttaatattaattCCACAGTGGAAATTCGATGGGGAGTTCGCCAAACTCTACCAG TTCTTGTGCATTGTTGCTTCTGCCTCTTCTACTGAAGAGGCAAATGCTCTCCTAAAATGGAAAGCTAGCTTTACAAACCAAACACAATCTCGGTTAACTTCTTGGACTCTGCTTTCTCCTAATGCCACCAACCCTAAGGCACTCACAACCCCATGTTCTTGGCTTggaatttcatgcaatttagcTAGAagtgtcatcaaaataaatcttaccaGTTTCGGTTTAAATGGTACGTTGTATGAGTTTTCAACCTCCTCTTTCCCTCATCTTAAATATGTTGATCTTGCAGTAAATTCACTCTCTGATGTTATTCCATCTCAGATTGGTAATCTATCAAAGCTCATCTATCTTGATCTATCCTCTAATCAATTCTCTGGAAAAATCCCACCTGAAATTGGCCTCCTAACAAATCTTCAGGTCTTGCACCTTGTTGAAAACCAATTGAATGGCTCAATTCCATCTGAAATTGGTCAATGTCGATCTCTTAGTGAGCTTGCCTTGTCTAGCAACAGTCTAGACGGTCAAATTCCTGCTTCTCTTGGTAATCTGAATAATCTGGTAAGGTTATTTCTCTTCAATAATTCGCTTTCAGGTTTCATTCCTGTAGAAATGGGAAATTTAACCAATTTGGTGGAACTTTACATGGATACCAATCGTCTTACAGGCCTCATTCCTTCCAGTTTTGGAAATTTTACAAAGCTTATTGTGTTGCATGCCTTTCACAATCAACTTTCCGGTCCCATTCCTGAAGAATTAGGAAATTTGAAGTGTCTTGAAGATCTAAGCCTTCAAGCCAACAATCTTTCTGGCTCTATTCCAGCATCACTGGGTCGGCTGACAAACCACACCTTACTTCATCTCTATAGAAATCAACTTTCTGGTCCCATTCCTAAAGACCTTGGAAACTTGAAATCTCTCATAGATCTACAGTTGAGTGTAAACCAATTAAACGGCtcacttccttcttcttttggcaatctaattaatttagaaatattatatcTTCGCCAAACCAACTTTCTGGATCCATTCCTCAAGAAATAG
- the LOC123229658 gene encoding protein DYAD-like — MPLLDEKYTTEPEEAVLLEPSKNGRCWTELKSVGMLKWGKRKKAQFLRNDEVEDMKLDQSSREEMTETRKRKRAVAGCGEKTTKKKKKTKDLNYRWSKERYKMAEINMLKVLKEKEAVFGKPILRPALRAEARKLIGDTVLLDHLLKHMAGKVAPGGKERFRRRHNADGAMEYYLESADLVNIRKAAGVDDPYWIPPPGWSLGDNPTQDPVCAMEFKRLKKAMAKMERDMQELLLKKQDDDMAVVNTPSSCVTSQNFDHDNFLLPLKEIYADLMNKKAKIEEQMMEVSHSLCGMEVLIEKVKSSLEEPNKVELHVGSTMPSSSSGNEKKTKEEEPKMKEQMGNVSNEKQENDKTATVPPADTAKRIKPEDKAAKIERLKSGFRICRPQGSFLWPDMAMSPDQAKDVVPLEDLFMVPTPPSVSSSSNSPPRLLPSPGLPNLGNHSISLVKPLPERRPIAVTLTNHPLPPETTK, encoded by the exons atgcctTTACTGGACGAAAAGTACACCACGGAACCGGAGGAAGCTGTCTTATTGGAGCCTTCCAAGAATGGGCGGTGCTGGACTGAGCTCAAGAGTGTAGGGATGCTCAAGTGGGGCAAAAGGAAGAAAGCTCAGTTCCTGAGAAACGATGAGGTGGAAGATATGAAGCTAGATCAGTCGTCACGTGAGGAGATGACGGAGACACGGAAGCGGAAGCGAGCAGTTGCTGGCTGTGGTGAGAAGAcgacgaagaagaagaaaaagacgaAGGACTTGAATTATAGATGGTCGAAAGAGAGGTATAAAATGGCGGAGATCAACATGTTGAAGGTATTGAAGGAGAAAGAAGCGGTGTTCGGGAAACCGATATTGAGGCCGGCGTTGAGAGCGGAGGCGAGGAAATTGATTGGCGATACCGTTCTGTTGGATCATTTGCTGAAACACATGGCCGGGAAGGTGGCGCCAGGGGGAAAAGAGAGGTTTCGCAGGAGGCATAACGCCGACGGAGCAATGGAGTACTATTTGGAGAGCGCTGATTTGGTTAATATTAGGAAAGCGGCCGGTGTTGACGATCCTTATTGGATTCCGCCGCCGGGGTGGAGCCTCGGTGATAATCCAACTCAGGATCCTGTTTGTGCTATGGAGTTCAAGCGGCTCAAGAAAGCCATGGCCAAAATGGAGAG GGACATGCAGGAGCTCTTGTTAAAGAAGCAAGACGATGACATGGCAGTTGTGAATACTCCAAGTTCTTGTGTTACCAGTCAGAACTTCGATCATGATAATTTCTTGCTTCCATTGAAG GAGATATATGCGGATTTGATGAATAAGAAAGCTAAAATTGAAGAACAAATGATGGAAGTTTCACATTCTCTATGTGGAATGGAG GTCCTCATAGAGAAGGTGAAATCATCACTGGAGGAGCCAAATAAAGTAGAACTGCATGTGGGATCAACAATGCCATCATCATCCTCAGGAAATGAGAAGAAGACAAAAGAAGAGGAGCCGAAAATGAAAGAACAAATGGGAAATGTGTCgaatgaaaaacaagaaaatgacaAGACAGCTACAGTACCACCTGCAGATACAGCAAAAAGGATAAAGCCAGAAGACAAAGCCGCAAAAATAGAAAGGCTAAAGAGCGGCTTCAGGATATGCAGGCCCCAGGGGAGCTTTCTGTGGCCAGACATGGCAATGTCTCCCGATCAGGCTAAAGATGTGGTCCCTCTTGAAGATCTCTTTATGGTTCCAACACCTCCCTCAGTCTCCTCGTCCTCCAACTCACCACCACGCCTACTTCCATCTCCCGGCCTGCCTAATTTGGGAAACCATTCAATATCCCTTGTCAAGCCACTGCCTGAGAGGCGCCCCATTGCTGTCACTTTGACTAATCATCCTCTTCCTCCGGAAACCACCAAATGA